In one Mastacembelus armatus chromosome 19, fMasArm1.2, whole genome shotgun sequence genomic region, the following are encoded:
- the faap100 gene encoding Fanconi anemia core complex-associated protein 100 yields the protein MEGRCVVETWAEFGFSGPSYVPRLRLGFETAVFLCTGSDEVYIFSTQERKLTAVLQFPGPVSDLAESPDKQLLYVSCRGGVYCVSLPLLLSRAQNSLANVSSGLAELKISPEFLAVEEEEALSLLLVGSVLLILSQRDASWVLSLYKTPKQTQSCSYEMISSFSLPLVSAVVSGDSELKTGVKRRPVLTCVHSGHTTPASSGATSSTEAILTDSHFHLEPVLFKLLFGIDAALIRSPVIVCGLPDGRLCFLPLRLPGSQLRVLYSLEQPVVSVGASVVMETGPAHAQCLVAVGELGRVVLIRTDKGGPEGPYATAGFIEGSVPGPVVCGCVDKHHFYYSTGSDLLVLDLSERSSEIEGQDGDETSSKSAAALQSPSSLNVCRVVSLAEPPCSTADEVQLLALSVRGQLQRITLPVGLKDARIPKLPSTQVGRSVKDLLSAIGDVCDRASVLKISIKTKNQTLRHLNQVLNISFLLIARKNNEDLPIEEKPMRCHAITRWSRLLQKDSLNLTCVLDNSSPYVLERGWTLSITICPLSYSPSVGGENSSTTFSFPFCNLHPGETLEVSLPLGAAGESSFPMTVNSSLIFSLTSLLGEEAVASFAFLQSNCISLPLNSLTVDWLHTLQLSSLTVPHKNNMSNADDTIQAFLNSRQIRCSGRGEGGVETVVKHVKEQYSASVRVSSDLLGDTLGLKGSDMDPQGPNLAPQNICISLLNWLFEGHGGVKMEHQVDKTTLSSSVVLAQAPSGDTVKISSKEVNIMDSAMEEDPLTAVEVQVESSSIAAVCGLHHAVLHRVQTLLHRAPERAASIKRVQSLGIRQALQRAERLLQQIQQNRISEAFGVGVSTGQTTRSLLSVYRELRENPLLII from the exons ATGGAAGGACGGTGTGTTGTTGAGACCTGGGCAGAGTTTGGTTTTTCAGGACCATCATATGTACCCAGACTCAGGTTAGGCTTTGAGACAGCTGTTTTCCTCTGCACCGGGAGCGACGAGGTCTATATATTCAGCACCCAAGAGAGAAAACTCACG GCTGTCCTCCAGTTTCCTGGACCTGTGAGTGACCTGGCTGAGAGTCCTGACAAACAGCTGCTTTATGTGTCCTGCAGAGGTGGAGTTTACTGTGTCAGCTTACCACTGCTGCTGTCCAG AGCTCAAAATTCTCTTGCTAATGTGTCCTCTGGTCTGGCTGAGCTGAAAATCTCCCCTGAGTTTCTTGCtgttgaagaagaagaagcattATCGCTGCTACTTGTGGGTTCTGTACTCCTCATCCTTTCCCAGCGAGACGCGTCCTGGGTGCTGAGTCTgtacaaaacaccaaaacaaacacagtcctGCAGCTATGAGATGATTAGTTCATTCAGTCTGCCACTGGTCTCAGCTGTTGTCAGTGGAGACAGTGAGTTAAAGACGGGAGTAAAAAGGAGGCCTGTGCTGACCTGTGTCCATTCTGGTCATACAACACCAGCATCTTCAGGCGCTACTTCTTCAACAGAGGCGATTTTAACCGACAGCCACTTCCATCTTGAGCCTGTCCTCTTCAAACTTCTGTTTGGTATCGATGCCGCCCTCATTAGATCGCCGGTTATCGTTTGTGGCCTGCCAGATGGACGCCTGTGTTTCCTCCCTCTGCGTCTTCCTGGGTCACAGCTCAGAGTCCTCTATAGCCTTGAGCAGCCAGTTGTTTCTGTTGGAGCatctgttgtcatggaaacaggTCCGGCGCATGCACAGTGTTTGGTGGCAGTGGGTGAACTAGGGAGAGTTGTACTAATTAGAACAGACAAGGGAGGGCCAGAGGGACCATACGCCACAGCTGGTTTCATTGAGGGGAGTGTACCAGGGCCTGTGGTCTGTGGCTGTGTGGATAAACACCATTTTTACTACAGCACCGGTTCAGACCTGTTGGTGCTGGATCTTTCAGAGCGATCATCTGAGATAGAAGGCCAAGACGGGGATGAGACATCCAGTAAGTCAGCTGCTGCCCTTCAAAGCCCCAGCAGTTTAAATGTGTGTAGAGTCGTCAGTTTGGCTGAACCTCCATGCAGCACTGCAG ATGAAGTTCAGCTGCTGGCACTGTCTGTCAGAGGGCAGCTTCAGAGGATTACCTTACCTGTGGGGTTAAAGGATGCAAGAATACCCAAACTGCCGTCCACACAGGTGGGACGTAGCGTCAAGGACCTTCTGTCTGCTATTGGGGATGTTTGTGACAG agCATCAGTGCTGAAAATATCcattaaaaccaaaaaccaaacccTGAGACACCTGAATCAAGTGCTGAACATCAGCTTCTTATTGATAGCCAGGAAAAATAATGAAGATCTTCCCATTGAGGAGAAGCCTATGAGATGTCATGCCATTACCAGATGGAGCAGACTGCTACAGAAAGACTCCTTAAACCTGACATGTGTCCTGGATAATTCAAGTCCTTATGTTCTGGAACGAGGCTGGACACTGAGCATCACCATATGTCCACTGTCTTATTCTCCCAGCGTGGGAGGGGAGAACTCCTCCACAACTTTTTCATTCCCATTCTGCAATCTCCATCCTGGGGAAACGTTGGAAGTGTCACTGCCCTTAGGGGCTGCAGGTGAGTCATCGTTCCCCATGACAGTTAACTCCTCACTCATCTTCTCGCTCACAAGTCTCCTGGGAGAGGAGGCGGTGGCTAGTTTTGCTTTCTTACAGAGTAACTGTATCAGTTTGCCCTTGAACTCACTGACAGTGGATTGGTTGCACACCCTGCAGCTGAGCAGCCTCACGGTCCCCCATAAAAACAACATGAGTAATGCAGACGATACCATCCAAGCTTTTTTAAATTCACGCCAGATTAGGTGCAGTGGACGAGGGGAGGGAGGAGTGGAGACTGTCGTAAAGCATGTGAAAGAGCAGTATTCAGCGAGCGTACGGGTGTCATCAGACTTACTGGGGGATACACTGGGACTGAAAGGCTCAGATATGGACCCACAAGGGCCAAACTTGGCTCCtcaaaatatttgcatttcactGTTGAACTGGCTGTTTGAGGGTCATGGAGGAGTGAAGATGGAGCACCAAGTAGACAAGACTACTCTCAGCAGCTCAGTGGTCCTTGCTCAAGCTCCAAGTGGAGACACAGTTAAAATATCTTCAAAAGAG GTAAATATCATGGACAGTGCAATGGAGGAGGACCCCCTTACTGCAGTAGAAGTTCAGGTTGAGAGCTCATCTATAGCAGCAGTGTGTGGACTGCACCATGCTGTGCTGCACCGGGTACAG ACTCTGTTGCACAGAGCTCCTGAAAGAGCCGCTTCCATAAAGAGGGTGCAGAGTTTAGGTATAAGGCAGGCACTGCAGCGTGCTGAG CGCCTGTTACAACAGATCCAGCAAAATCGAATCTCAGAGGCTTTTGGCGTGGGTGTGTCCACAGGGCAGACGACCCGATCTCTTCTCAGTGTTTACCGAGAACTCAGAGAAAATCCTCTCCTCATAATTTAA
- the LOC113135063 gene encoding uncharacterized protein C16orf52 homolog B-like isoform X1, whose amino-acid sequence MDKLTVISGCLFLAAGIFAVASIANPDWINTGESAGSLTVGLVRQCQTIHGRDRTCIPPQLPPEWIITLFFIILGVISLAISCALLVMSHWRREANRYARWVAFTGMVLFCMAALIFPMGFYINEVGGQPYKLPNNTVVGSSYVLFVLSIFFTIVGLLFAGKVCLPG is encoded by the exons ATGGATAAACTCACCGTGATATCAGGATGCCTCTTCCTCGCTGCAGGCATCTTCGCCGTCGCCAGCATCGCCAACCCGGACTGGATCAACACCGGAGAGTCAGCTG GCTCTCTGACCGTGGGTCTGGTCCGGCAGTGCCAGACCATCCATGGCCGAGACCGGACCTGCATCCCCCCGCAGCTGCCTCCAGAGTGGATCATCACGCTCTTCTTCATCATCCTAGGCGTCATCTCCCTCGCCATCAGCTGTGCTCTGCTGGTGATGTCACACTGGCGCCGGGAGGCCAACCGATACGCCCGATGGGTCGCCTTCACAGGGA TGGTCCTGTTCTGCATGGCTGCTCTCATATTCCCAATGGGCTTCTACATCAACGAGGTTGGAGGACAGCCCTATAAGCTGCCCAACAACACGGTCGTGGGCTCCTCGTATGTCCTCTTTGTTCTGTCCATCTTCTTCACCATAGTGGGCCTGCTGTTCGCTGGGAAGGTGTGTTTGCCTGGTTGA
- the birc5a gene encoding baculoviral IAP repeat-containing protein 5a, whose translation MSKATSLNMMDPYSDERTKMYFYENRLKTFEGWPFNEDCDCTPENMAKAGFIHTPSENSPDIAMCFFCLKELEGWEPEDDPEKEHKSHSPSCQFINLKKKVEELTVEEFLKLQKERNKFIISKSCKEAGTKFEEAAKLRRVDIIKTAMGEE comes from the exons ATGAGCAAAGCGACGTCTTTAAACATGATGGACCCGTACAGCGACGAGCGCACCAAAATGTACTTTTATGAGAACAGACTAAAAACTTTCGAGGGGTGGCCGTTTAATGAAGACTGCGACTGTACCCCGGAGAAC ATGGCCAAAGCTGGCTTCATTCACACTCCTTCAGAAAACAGCCCAGACATCGCCATGTGTTTCTTCTGCCTGAAAGAGCTGGAGGGCTGGGAGCCAGAGGACGACCCAGA AAAGGAGCACAAATCTCATTCACCGTCCTGCCAGTTCATCAACCTGAAGAAGAAAGTGGAAGAGCTTACTGTGGAGGAATTCCTCAAGCTACAGAAGGAGAGGAACAAGTTCATCATT AGCAAATCTTGTAAAGAGGCTGGCACCAAGTTTGAAGAAGCAGCCAAATTAAGAAGAGTAGACATCATCAAGACAGCCATGGGAGAAGAGTGA
- the tmem235b gene encoding transmembrane protein 235: MKVSFGSLVITAGVCGFLSFASLAISIGTEYWYIIEMNPRNMTDLEDMSLHSGLWRINEGGKTSPDSIDSFTADSSKYSETELHMLSMHSAVVVVLPLSLLLLLFGGTCGFVSSLARSPVLLTGTASYFFICSQLTLSGVSLYIVYSYKALAETEKLVGPEGLAYVHTSFGWSLGMAWLSYSLELLTAILLLIAARRAKLQHCSPTVA; encoded by the exons ATGAAAGTCAGCTTTGGTTCTCTGGTGATCACAGCCGGCGTCTGCGGCTTTCTGAGCTTTGCCTCCTTGGCCATTTCCATCGGTACCGAGTACTGGTACATCATAGAGATGAATCCAAGGAACATGACCGACCTGGAGGACATGAGCCTGCACTCGGGACTATGGAGGATCAACGAAG GAGGGAAAACAAGTCCGGACTCCATTGATTCTTTCACAGCTGATTCCTCCAAATACTCTGAGACTGAACTGCACATGCTGA GTATGCACAGtgcagtggtggtggtgctCCCCCTCagcctgctcctgctgctgttcgGAGGCACCTGCGGCTTCGTCAGCTCCCTGGCTCGAAGCCCTGTCCTGCTCACTGGCACTGCCTCCTACTTCTTCATCTGCA GTCAGCTGACCCTGAGCGGGGTGAGCCTCTACATCGTCTACTCGTATAAAGCCCTGGCTGAGACGGAGAAGCTGGTGGGGCCAGAGGGTCTGGCCTATGTCCACACCTCGTTCGGCTGGTCTCTGGGTATGGCGTGGCTGTCCTACAGCCTGGAGCTTCTCACCGCCATACTGCTGCTCATAGCTGCACGAAGGGCCaagctgcagcactgcagtcCCACCGTGGCCTGA
- the uqcrc2b gene encoding cytochrome b-c1 complex subunit 2, mitochondrial, which translates to MKGIRGISQLSSRLYAAQAARKVETTVKLQPQDVQVTRLPNGLVIASLENYSPASKIGVFAKAGCRYETPENQGVTHLLRLASNLTTKGASAFKICRGIEAVGGSLSVTSSRENMIYTVDCLRDDIDTVMEYLINVTTAPEFRPWEVSELTSRVKLDKAWAAQSAQIAVVEGLHEVAYKNALCNSLYCPDHMVGKIHSDDLHHFVQNNFTSARMALVGLGVDHAVLKQVGEQFLNIRSGAGTTGAKAQYRGGETRLPSTSSLVHSAVVSQSAADGTTEALAFSLLQHVLGAGPYVKRGSNASSKLVQGVVKATADPFDVSAFNASYSDSGLFGVYTISQAAAAGDVIKAALAQVKAVADGGVTAADLTRAKAQLKSHLLMSLETSDGLLEAMGTQALADGTYHSAEEISKNIDNVSLTDVANAAKKFVSGKKSMVSNGNLIKTPFVDEI; encoded by the exons GTGACCAGACTGCCCAATGGGCTGGTGATCGCCTCACTGGAGAACTACTCCCCAGCGTCCAAGATTGGCGTGTTCGCTAAGGCTGGATGTCGTTATGAGACCCCTGAAAACCAGGGGGTCACCCACCTTCTTCGGCTGGCCTCTAATCTG ACAACCAAAGGAGCTTCAGCTTTCAAGATATGCCGTGGCATTGAGGCAGTGGGAGGAAGCCTGAG tgtgACTTCATCCAGAGAGAACATGATCTACACCGTTGACTGCTTGAGAGATGATAT TGACACGGTGATGGAGTATTTGATCAATGTGACGACGGCCCCAGAGTTCAGGCCATGGGAAGTGTCAGAGCTTACATCCAGAGTCAAACTCGACAAGGCCTGGGCTGCACAGAGTGCTCAGATAG CTGTGGTTGAAGGTCTGCATGAAGTAGCCTACAAGAATGCCCTCTGCAACTCCCTGTACTGCCCAGATCACATGGTTGGCAAAATCCACTCTGACGAT CTGCACCACTTTGTCCAGAATAATTTTACAAGTGCGCGAATGGCTCTTGTTGGACTCG GTGTCGACCATGCTGTGCTGAAGCAAGTGGGAGAGCAGTTCCTCAACATCCGAAGTGGAGCAGGTACCACGGGGGCCAAAGCCCAGTACCGTGGAG GTGAGACTCGTCTGCCCAGCACCAGCAGCCTGGTGCACTCAGCTGTTGTGAGCCAGTCAGCAGCAGATGGCACTACTGAGGCTCTGGCCTTCAGCCTCCTGCAACACGTACTGGGAGCTGGTCCATATGTTAAAAGAGGATCCAACGCCTCCAGCAAACTGGTCCAGGGTGTTGTCAAGGCAACTGCTGACCCATTTGAT GTCAGTGCTTTCAATGCAAGCTACTCTGACTCTGGTCTGTTTGGAGTTTATACCATTTcccaggctgcagctgctggtgaT GTGATTAAGGCTGCCCTTGCCCAGGTGAAGGCTGTTGCTGACGGTGGAGTCACAGCTGCTGACCTCACTAGAGCCAA gGCGCAGCTGAAGAGCCACCTCCTGATGTCTCTGGAGACTTCGGATGGTTTGCTGGAGGCCATGGGCACTCAGGCTCTGGCTGACGGAACCTACCACTCTGCTGAGGAAATATCCAAAAACATTGACAATGTCTCCTTGACCGATGTTGCCAAT GCTGCCAAGAAATTTGTTTCTGGCAAGAAGAGCATGGTATCCAATGGCAACCTCATAAAAACACCCTTTGTGGATGAGATCTAA
- the LOC113135063 gene encoding uncharacterized protein C16orf52 homolog B-like isoform X2, with translation MDKLTVISGCLFLAAGIFAVASIANPDWINTGESAGSLTVGLVRQCQTIHGRDRTCIPPQLPPEWIITLFFIILGVISLAISCALLVMSHWRREANRYARWVAFTGMVLFCMAALIFPMGFYINEVGGQPYKLPNNTVVGSSYVLFVLSIFFTIVGLLFAGKC, from the exons ATGGATAAACTCACCGTGATATCAGGATGCCTCTTCCTCGCTGCAGGCATCTTCGCCGTCGCCAGCATCGCCAACCCGGACTGGATCAACACCGGAGAGTCAGCTG GCTCTCTGACCGTGGGTCTGGTCCGGCAGTGCCAGACCATCCATGGCCGAGACCGGACCTGCATCCCCCCGCAGCTGCCTCCAGAGTGGATCATCACGCTCTTCTTCATCATCCTAGGCGTCATCTCCCTCGCCATCAGCTGTGCTCTGCTGGTGATGTCACACTGGCGCCGGGAGGCCAACCGATACGCCCGATGGGTCGCCTTCACAGGGA TGGTCCTGTTCTGCATGGCTGCTCTCATATTCCCAATGGGCTTCTACATCAACGAGGTTGGAGGACAGCCCTATAAGCTGCCCAACAACACGGTCGTGGGCTCCTCGTATGTCCTCTTTGTTCTGTCCATCTTCTTCACCATAGTGGGCCTGCTGTTCGCTGGGAAG TGCTGA